A genomic stretch from Vibrio algarum includes:
- the gmhB gene encoding D-glycero-beta-D-manno-heptose 1,7-bisphosphate 7-phosphatase, which produces MAKPAVFLDRDGVINVDHGYVHDEHDFEFIDGVFEATKTLQQMGYLLVLVTNQSGVARGLFSEDRFLSLTEWMDWNFVDNGVELDGIYYCLHHPEHGIGDYKQDCDCRKPKPGMFISARDFLKIDMANSIMVGDKAEDMMAAEAAGVGTKILVRTGKPVTDRGESLATVVLESIKQVPEYLKQR; this is translated from the coding sequence TTGGCTAAACCTGCTGTGTTTTTAGATCGAGATGGCGTAATTAATGTAGATCACGGATACGTTCATGATGAACATGATTTTGAATTTATCGATGGCGTATTTGAAGCGACGAAAACATTACAACAGATGGGATACCTTTTGGTTCTAGTGACCAATCAATCTGGTGTTGCTCGCGGGTTGTTTAGCGAAGATAGGTTTCTTTCTTTAACGGAATGGATGGATTGGAATTTTGTTGACAATGGCGTTGAACTTGACGGTATTTATTACTGTTTACACCATCCTGAACACGGTATCGGAGATTACAAGCAAGATTGTGACTGTCGCAAACCGAAACCAGGCATGTTTATTTCTGCTCGTGACTTCTTGAAAATAGATATGGCGAACTCAATCATGGTAGGCGATAAAGCGGAAGACATGATGGCAGCAGAAGCGGCTGGTGTTGGCACAAAAATACTCGTTAGAACAGGAAAGCCCGTAACAGACAGGGGAGAGTCTCTCGCTACGGTTGTTTTAGAGAGTATAAAACAAGTACCAGAGTATCTTAAACAACGGTAA
- a CDS encoding MliC family protein: MNIKWLFFSIFFALVGCGSTTDSLYTCNNGTQFTVSHTEDQAAEMVMAHKRISLQQVPAASGSKYENSERDLMLWLKGKRAMVTLGSDTIINCDQVTN; encoded by the coding sequence GTGAATATTAAGTGGCTTTTTTTCTCTATTTTTTTTGCTTTGGTTGGATGTGGTTCAACCACAGATTCTCTTTATACCTGTAATAATGGAACACAGTTCACGGTGTCTCATACTGAAGATCAAGCAGCTGAAATGGTCATGGCGCACAAACGGATTTCACTGCAACAGGTACCAGCCGCGTCCGGTAGCAAGTATGAAAATTCAGAGCGTGATTTGATGCTTTGGTTGAAAGGAAAACGTGCCATGGTTACCCTAGGCTCAGATACCATCATAAACTGTGATCAGGTTACTAATTGA
- a CDS encoding LacI family DNA-binding transcriptional regulator, whose protein sequence is MRKLTIHDIAKLAGVGKSTVSRL, encoded by the coding sequence ATGAGAAAATTGACAATTCATGATATTGCAAAACTCGCTGGAGTAGGTAAGTCAACGGTTTCTCGCCTGTAG
- a CDS encoding alpha/beta fold hydrolase, with product MDANGQISPELVAQIYDTALDPTQWPILLERIASTLPPIEAEQMVSATRQVNQRISMQEVERYRSLSQISTIVEHLERSAAISNRIKDNDEQEHLQLSLFDFLPLPAFVCAPNGQILQQNRLASELLKTTALVMIDNQRIKFHHNSQQRQFDKLISQLTEPNGQVRETTMRLRDSFQTNPVSISLSRIDDQYQLGSNILVLFANQNVDTKPNLSAFSRQYELTKAEQKLVENLAHNKTLNEISESHGVSINTIRTQLKSVFQKTGCHRQSELMKLVLVNSTSEVCDNNGQLKSKFIFDSARYHHVCEVSNGRQLGFSDIGRTSGVPVIVLPPSTGSRLQQHPDNKVLFDHNIRLITIDRPGFGLSSADPNRTLTSIAYDVEALADNLNIGRFSLIGFCGGGPFALATASVLKERIVHTSLVSSVTPFQPINLFHGVKSSNKFLAQIAMRAPTVLHPLLKIITNNLMKDHELYFDQVYQHLCESDAAALSETEVTDNFLLAFREAMRQGPIAFSEDLVILSRLWNINFENIVSPVTIWHGSLDQHVPVQLARKFHRLIEHSKFNEIDNLGHLLVYHRWSEILQSISAEQS from the coding sequence ATGGATGCGAACGGTCAGATTTCTCCAGAACTGGTTGCACAGATCTACGATACCGCTCTAGATCCAACCCAGTGGCCGATATTATTGGAACGGATAGCATCCACCTTGCCTCCAATAGAAGCCGAACAAATGGTTAGTGCTACACGACAGGTAAATCAACGTATATCTATGCAAGAAGTTGAAAGGTATCGAAGCCTTTCTCAGATATCTACCATAGTGGAGCATTTAGAACGAAGCGCGGCAATTAGTAATCGGATTAAAGACAACGACGAACAAGAGCACCTACAACTTAGTTTGTTCGACTTCTTACCATTGCCAGCCTTTGTTTGCGCGCCAAATGGGCAAATACTGCAACAAAACCGCTTAGCCTCTGAACTATTAAAAACCACCGCTTTAGTTATGATTGATAATCAGCGTATTAAGTTTCATCATAACTCTCAGCAGAGACAGTTCGATAAACTGATATCTCAACTAACCGAACCCAATGGCCAAGTTCGTGAAACAACGATGCGGTTACGTGATAGCTTTCAAACCAATCCGGTAAGTATCAGTTTGTCACGGATAGATGACCAATATCAGCTAGGTAGTAATATCTTGGTACTGTTTGCCAATCAAAATGTGGATACAAAGCCCAATTTGTCTGCATTTAGCCGACAATACGAGCTAACCAAAGCGGAGCAAAAACTGGTCGAAAACTTAGCTCACAATAAAACGTTGAATGAAATTAGTGAGAGTCATGGCGTATCAATCAATACCATCCGAACCCAGTTAAAGTCAGTATTTCAGAAAACAGGTTGTCACCGACAAAGTGAGTTGATGAAACTTGTTTTGGTTAATTCTACTTCGGAAGTTTGTGACAATAATGGCCAGTTAAAATCTAAGTTTATTTTTGACTCTGCGCGATACCATCATGTCTGTGAAGTAAGCAATGGTCGACAGCTGGGGTTCAGCGATATTGGAAGAACAAGCGGCGTTCCTGTCATTGTTTTGCCACCGAGTACGGGGTCAAGGCTACAGCAGCATCCCGATAATAAAGTACTTTTTGACCATAATATCCGTTTGATCACTATTGACCGGCCGGGGTTTGGTTTATCATCCGCAGATCCAAATCGAACATTAACGAGTATTGCTTACGATGTTGAAGCATTAGCAGATAACCTTAATATAGGGCGGTTTTCGTTGATTGGATTTTGTGGTGGAGGCCCTTTTGCGTTAGCAACAGCGTCCGTATTAAAGGAGCGTATCGTTCATACCTCTTTAGTGAGTTCCGTGACGCCTTTTCAGCCCATTAACTTGTTCCATGGTGTCAAATCTAGCAACAAATTTTTGGCTCAGATAGCGATGCGCGCCCCAACAGTTCTTCATCCATTGTTAAAAATCATTACCAATAACCTGATGAAAGACCATGAACTCTATTTTGATCAGGTCTACCAACATTTGTGTGAAAGTGATGCTGCAGCTCTATCAGAAACGGAAGTGACCGATAACTTTTTATTGGCGTTTAGAGAGGCGATGAGGCAGGGACCAATTGCATTTAGCGAAGATTTGGTCATTTTGAGCCGTCTTTGGAATATCAATTTTGAAAATATCGTTTCACCTGTAACGATATGGCATGGCAGTTTAGATCAACATGTTCCCGTTCAGTTGGCACGTAAGTTTCATCGTCTTATTGAACATTCTAAGTTTAATGAAATTGACAACTTGGGTCATTTACTCGTCTATCATCGCTGGAGTGAGATATTACAATCTATATCTGCAGAGCAGAGTTGA
- the metN gene encoding methionine ABC transporter ATP-binding protein MetN: protein MIEISNVNKVFYQGEKEIHALVDINLSISQGSIFGVIGSSGAGKSTLIRCVNMLEAPTQGSVVVDGVDLTLLSKSELSEARRNIGMIFQHFNLLSSRTVFNNIALPLELAGINKETINTKVSELLSLVGLADKRDTYPANLSGGQKQRVAIARALASDPKVLLCDEATSALDPATTQSILELLREINRKLNITILLITHEMDVVKGICHQVAIIGDGELVEQGTVGEIFAHPKTELAHSFIRSTLDLSIPEDYQARLQTNRIEGSHPLVRLEFTGETVDAPLMSQISRQFNIDVSILSSDLDYAGGVKFGMMVAELFGSEHDDNAAIAFLKEHKVKVEVLGYVL, encoded by the coding sequence ATGATTGAAATTAGCAACGTTAACAAGGTTTTCTATCAAGGTGAAAAAGAAATTCACGCCTTAGTAGACATCAACCTGTCTATCTCACAAGGAAGTATTTTTGGTGTTATAGGCTCATCTGGTGCAGGTAAAAGCACACTTATCCGCTGTGTAAACATGCTCGAAGCTCCTACACAGGGTAGCGTTGTTGTGGATGGTGTCGATCTCACACTGCTTTCCAAATCAGAATTAAGTGAAGCTCGGCGTAATATTGGAATGATATTCCAACACTTTAATTTGCTCTCTTCTCGTACTGTTTTTAATAATATAGCCCTGCCCCTAGAGCTAGCAGGCATCAATAAAGAGACGATTAATACTAAGGTTAGCGAACTGCTATCCTTAGTCGGTCTTGCCGACAAACGTGATACTTATCCTGCCAATCTAAGCGGTGGTCAAAAACAACGGGTTGCTATTGCAAGAGCATTAGCGTCTGACCCTAAAGTATTGCTGTGCGATGAAGCAACCAGTGCCCTTGACCCAGCAACAACACAATCGATTCTTGAACTACTTAGAGAGATTAATCGAAAATTAAACATCACTATTCTTCTGATTACTCACGAGATGGATGTTGTAAAAGGTATATGCCATCAAGTGGCCATCATTGGTGACGGAGAATTGGTAGAACAAGGCACGGTAGGCGAAATTTTCGCTCACCCTAAAACAGAGCTCGCTCATAGCTTTATTCGTTCAACTCTGGACCTTTCAATACCGGAAGATTACCAAGCCCGGTTACAAACAAATAGAATCGAGGGATCTCATCCACTCGTGCGACTCGAATTTACCGGAGAAACAGTCGACGCACCACTAATGAGCCAAATCTCGCGCCAGTTTAATATCGATGTGAGCATCTTAAGCTCTGATCTTGATTACGCTGGTGGGGTAAAGTTCGGCATGATGGTCGCAGAATTATTCGGCTCGGAACACGATGACAACGCTGCCATCGCATTCTTAAAAGAGCACAAAGTAAAAGTAGAGGTACTTGGTTATGTCCTTTGA
- a CDS encoding ABC transporter ATP-binding protein, whose product MNNSVLIELNNTVLGYKDGHQPIISGVNMQIMTREWTCILGRSGCGKTTLLRFLAGLLKDNLIWQGNLITHLNGELSQHVAYMAQQDLLLPWLNVLDNVCLSFKFASQKLSEPERQKAVLLIEQVGLTKHIEKFPDQLSGGMRQRVALARTLMQDKPLVLMDEPFSALDTVTRHQLQNLSATLLRNNTVVLITHDPQEALRLADKIYLMQGSPSKTHSFPVPDTKAPRKLCEEIAQLQQKLIEQLEQEHVGD is encoded by the coding sequence ATGAATAATTCTGTACTCATAGAACTAAACAACACGGTTTTAGGTTACAAGGATGGCCACCAGCCTATAATTTCTGGGGTTAACATGCAGATAATGACTCGAGAATGGACCTGTATTTTAGGCAGAAGTGGTTGTGGAAAAACCACTCTTCTTCGTTTTCTCGCTGGCTTATTAAAAGATAATCTGATTTGGCAAGGAAACCTAATAACTCACCTTAATGGTGAACTCAGCCAACATGTTGCTTATATGGCACAACAAGACTTACTTCTACCGTGGTTAAATGTCTTGGACAACGTCTGTTTAAGTTTTAAATTTGCCTCTCAAAAATTGTCTGAACCAGAGCGTCAAAAAGCGGTTCTGCTTATCGAACAAGTCGGCTTAACCAAACATATCGAAAAGTTCCCTGATCAACTTTCGGGTGGTATGCGCCAACGGGTCGCCCTCGCCCGAACGCTGATGCAAGATAAACCCTTGGTTCTGATGGATGAACCATTTTCAGCTTTAGATACTGTCACCCGTCATCAATTACAAAACCTTTCCGCTACCTTATTGCGAAACAACACGGTGGTACTCATTACTCACGATCCACAAGAAGCGCTTAGACTGGCAGACAAGATCTATCTAATGCAAGGTTCTCCCTCTAAAACTCACTCCTTTCCCGTTCCAGATACAAAAGCACCCAGAAAACTCTGTGAGGAAATAGCTCAGTTACAACAGAAGTTAATAGAACAGTTGGAGCAAGAACATGTCGGAGATTAA
- a CDS encoding methionine ABC transporter permease: MSFDSIAQWLSLNSKLLLGATGETLYMVAVSGFVGFAVGIPLGVILHITKKGGLAENTKLNSILGAIVNIGRSVPFLVLMVAIIPVTKLLVGTFIGTTAAIVPLTIGAIPFVARLIEGALLEVPSGLVEAAQSMGAKPTQIITKVLLPEALPTIVNAVTITLVTLVSYSAMAGTVGGGGLGDVAIRYGFHRYDVVIMAVTVVMLIVLVQIIQSIGDAFVRRVDHR; this comes from the coding sequence ATGTCCTTTGATTCCATTGCTCAATGGTTAAGTCTTAATAGCAAATTGTTGTTAGGGGCCACAGGAGAAACACTTTATATGGTCGCGGTTTCCGGCTTTGTCGGATTTGCCGTTGGTATTCCATTGGGTGTTATATTACACATCACCAAAAAAGGTGGCCTCGCTGAAAATACGAAACTTAATAGCATTTTAGGAGCCATCGTAAACATTGGACGCTCGGTACCCTTTCTTGTCCTTATGGTAGCTATTATTCCAGTAACAAAGCTTCTTGTGGGTACTTTTATAGGAACAACAGCAGCCATCGTTCCACTGACCATAGGAGCGATTCCGTTTGTCGCACGCTTAATTGAAGGCGCTTTGCTTGAAGTCCCAAGCGGCCTTGTAGAAGCGGCACAATCTATGGGTGCAAAACCTACCCAAATTATCACCAAGGTACTACTCCCAGAAGCCTTACCGACCATAGTAAATGCCGTCACCATCACACTCGTTACCCTAGTCAGTTATTCCGCTATGGCAGGTACTGTTGGAGGTGGAGGTTTAGGTGATGTCGCTATCCGCTACGGCTTTCACCGATATGACGTTGTCATCATGGCCGTCACAGTCGTTATGCTTATAGTACTGGTACAAATAATTCAATCAATTGGCGATGCATTCGTCCGTCGTGTAGACCACAGATAA
- a CDS encoding YitT family protein, protein MQKHSIKEDWIAILTGTFLTAQGIFFLQSANLITGGTAGLSLLLSQLIPFSFGTFYFFTNIPFFILGWRRFGFQFAVNSIVSCGLVSVFVDHLDMVISIESVNAIYCAIAGGLLMGLGMLILFRHRSSLGGFNIFCLLVQDKTGISVGKTQLGIDSTILVASFFFITPTILAISVLGAIVLNIVLGMNHKPARYTVTYS, encoded by the coding sequence ATGCAAAAACACTCAATCAAGGAAGACTGGATAGCGATACTCACTGGGACGTTTTTAACGGCTCAAGGCATATTTTTTCTACAATCGGCGAATCTTATTACAGGAGGTACCGCTGGACTTTCATTATTATTAAGTCAGTTAATACCATTTAGCTTTGGTACCTTCTATTTCTTTACAAATATCCCCTTTTTTATATTAGGTTGGCGCCGATTTGGTTTTCAGTTTGCAGTAAATAGTATTGTTTCTTGTGGCCTTGTATCTGTATTCGTGGACCACCTAGACATGGTGATAAGTATTGAGTCTGTTAATGCAATATACTGCGCTATCGCTGGTGGATTACTGATGGGGCTTGGTATGCTCATTTTATTTAGACACCGTTCAAGCTTAGGTGGTTTCAATATCTTCTGCCTTCTTGTTCAAGATAAAACCGGAATTTCTGTAGGTAAAACACAGCTTGGGATCGATAGCACTATTTTGGTGGCATCGTTCTTTTTCATCACTCCAACAATATTAGCCATATCAGTGCTTGGTGCGATTGTGCTAAATATCGTATTGGGTATGAACCATAAACCAGCACGCTATACAGTGACCTATAGTTAG
- the thiD gene encoding bifunctional hydroxymethylpyrimidine kinase/phosphomethylpyrimidine kinase: MTAKNSTPIVLTIAGSDSSGGAGIQADIKAISATDSYACSVITALTAQNTQGVSGIFSISPEFVEQQIDAVFNDLNVQAVKIGMLSDVQIIKTVARKLRQYKPKHLVIDPVMVATSGDLLLEKQAITTLKTLLLPLAEIITPNLPEAAALTGEPIPKTESEMNALIGKLRALDTQNVLLKGGHLESENTSTDLLITKDNVTRLSTPRIHTQNTHGTGCTLSSAITSYLAQGYSLIEAVQLGKHYITQAILHADELDIGCGHGPVHHFFHGSQFIPSPTPLSIQKIITKSQVDVEHE; the protein is encoded by the coding sequence ATGACAGCAAAGAACTCAACACCAATTGTCCTTACCATTGCAGGCTCAGATAGTAGCGGCGGCGCAGGTATTCAAGCTGATATCAAAGCTATTTCAGCAACAGACAGCTACGCCTGTTCAGTCATCACCGCCCTCACAGCACAAAACACTCAAGGTGTTTCGGGTATTTTCTCCATATCACCTGAATTTGTAGAACAGCAGATAGACGCCGTATTTAACGATCTCAATGTCCAAGCGGTAAAGATAGGGATGCTGAGTGACGTTCAAATAATAAAAACCGTTGCTAGAAAATTACGCCAATACAAACCTAAACACCTTGTCATTGACCCGGTCATGGTGGCAACAAGTGGCGACCTTCTTCTAGAAAAGCAGGCCATTACCACCCTTAAAACTCTACTTTTGCCCTTAGCTGAAATTATTACACCCAACCTTCCTGAAGCGGCCGCTTTAACAGGCGAGCCAATACCAAAAACTGAATCTGAAATGAATGCCCTTATAGGGAAACTCAGAGCGCTAGATACTCAAAATGTGCTACTTAAAGGTGGGCATCTAGAATCTGAAAATACCAGTACCGACCTATTGATAACAAAAGACAACGTCACTCGACTATCCACACCACGCATTCACACACAAAATACCCACGGAACTGGTTGTACACTGTCATCCGCCATCACCAGTTATCTCGCTCAAGGATATAGCCTTATCGAAGCAGTCCAACTCGGCAAGCACTATATTACCCAAGCTATTTTACACGCTGACGAATTGGATATTGGTTGTGGTCATGGCCCTGTCCATCATTTTTTCCATGGTTCTCAATTCATTCCATCCCCGACTCCACTTTCAATCCAAAAAATAATCACAAAATCACAAGTTGATGTCGAGCATGAATAA
- a CDS encoding amidohydrolase, with protein sequence MDATLNTLCFDPIEFRKQLHRQPELSVQEKQTSAMIFSQLENFGLSPTGHIGGYGIICIVDSGYDGETTLFRADFDALPINEIATHDHVSENVGVMHACGHDGHTSSLLMVAEQLSKSPPKTGKVILLFQPAEETGTGALSMLNDKALSSLKVDNVFAYHNLPGYPLNQILIREGTFACASTGISIEFEGKTSHAARPENGLSPCLAMIETVNYLQSIPNMHPDVFSLVTIVHARLGEEAFGIAPGNAKVMATMRSDCNQTFSNMKSNLLAMLDKLQQKTGIIVKVDWDEPFNAAFNSSKHCQIINQQAKQLGFTVESLNEPMRWSEDFSEFLLKWNGALFCIGSGNSHPELHNPDYDFPDEILKTASQLFISIVDQLHSN encoded by the coding sequence ATGGATGCTACGTTAAACACGCTTTGTTTTGACCCGATCGAATTCAGAAAACAGTTGCACAGACAGCCCGAGCTATCTGTGCAAGAAAAACAAACATCAGCAATGATTTTCTCTCAACTAGAAAACTTCGGCTTATCCCCTACCGGTCACATCGGTGGATATGGCATCATCTGCATTGTAGACAGCGGTTATGACGGAGAAACAACCCTCTTTCGTGCTGATTTTGACGCACTCCCCATCAATGAGATAGCCACTCATGACCATGTGTCAGAAAATGTTGGTGTGATGCATGCCTGTGGGCATGATGGTCATACAAGTTCGCTGTTAATGGTAGCGGAACAACTTTCAAAATCGCCACCAAAAACAGGCAAAGTCATCTTACTGTTTCAGCCAGCAGAAGAGACCGGTACTGGCGCTTTATCCATGCTCAATGATAAAGCGCTCTCATCATTGAAGGTTGATAACGTTTTCGCCTACCACAACCTACCAGGCTATCCTCTCAATCAAATACTAATTAGAGAAGGTACATTCGCTTGCGCGTCTACCGGGATATCAATTGAGTTTGAAGGAAAAACTTCTCACGCTGCTAGACCTGAGAATGGCCTCAGTCCTTGCCTAGCGATGATCGAAACAGTTAATTACCTGCAAAGTATTCCGAATATGCACCCTGACGTTTTCAGCTTAGTCACCATAGTCCATGCAAGGCTTGGAGAAGAAGCATTTGGTATTGCTCCGGGTAATGCAAAAGTGATGGCTACCATGCGCAGTGATTGCAACCAAACCTTTTCGAATATGAAATCGAATTTACTTGCGATGCTAGATAAGTTACAACAAAAAACAGGCATTATCGTAAAAGTTGACTGGGATGAACCCTTCAATGCGGCTTTCAATTCGAGCAAACATTGTCAGATAATTAACCAACAAGCCAAACAGCTAGGTTTTACCGTTGAGAGCCTTAATGAGCCTATGCGTTGGTCGGAAGATTTTTCCGAGTTTTTACTGAAATGGAATGGTGCACTTTTTTGTATAGGAAGTGGGAATTCTCACCCTGAATTACACAATCCAGACTATGATTTCCCTGATGAGATACTGAAAACAGCCAGCCAACTATTCATTTCGATTGTTGACCAACTGCATTCTAATTAA
- a CDS encoding MetQ/NlpA family lipoprotein yields MKFSLKNLLITATAASALVLAGCGDKEVDTNKIKIGVMAGAEAQVAEVAAKVAKEKYNLDVELVTFTDYVTPNAALDDGSVDINAFQHKPYLDQQISDRGYKLAIAGNSFVYPIAGYSKQVTSVDQIADGSRIAVPNDPTNLGRSLLLLEQQGLVKLRADVGLSGTIRDIVENPKNITIVELDAAQLPRSLDDVALSIINTTYASSIDLTPEKDGIFVEDKESPYVNLIVARTENVDSEKVQNFVKAYQTDEVYQAASEIFKGGVVKGW; encoded by the coding sequence ATGAAATTTAGCCTTAAAAATTTACTTATCACCGCAACGGCAGCATCAGCGCTAGTATTAGCTGGATGTGGTGACAAAGAAGTAGACACCAACAAAATAAAAATTGGCGTAATGGCTGGCGCAGAAGCTCAAGTCGCTGAAGTTGCAGCGAAAGTCGCTAAAGAAAAATACAACCTAGATGTTGAGCTAGTCACGTTCACCGACTACGTTACACCAAATGCCGCCCTCGATGATGGTTCTGTAGATATCAATGCTTTCCAACATAAACCATACCTTGACCAACAAATTTCAGACCGTGGTTACAAACTCGCTATTGCAGGCAACTCGTTTGTTTACCCTATTGCTGGCTATTCTAAGCAAGTTACTTCAGTAGACCAAATTGCCGATGGATCACGTATTGCCGTTCCTAACGACCCTACTAACCTTGGTCGTTCGTTGCTACTCCTAGAGCAACAAGGTCTAGTTAAATTGCGCGCAGATGTTGGCCTTTCTGGCACTATTCGCGATATCGTAGAAAACCCAAAAAACATTACTATTGTTGAGCTAGATGCCGCTCAGTTACCTCGCTCTCTAGACGATGTAGCGTTATCCATCATCAACACCACTTACGCAAGCAGCATCGATTTAACGCCAGAGAAGGACGGTATCTTCGTCGAAGACAAAGAATCGCCATACGTTAACTTAATTGTTGCTCGCACCGAGAATGTTGACTCAGAAAAAGTACAAAATTTTGTGAAAGCGTACCAAACAGACGAAGTCTACCAGGCTGCTTCAGAGATCTTTAAAGGCGGTGTAGTCAAAGGCTGGTAG